A single region of the Carassius gibelio isolate Cgi1373 ecotype wild population from Czech Republic chromosome A14, carGib1.2-hapl.c, whole genome shotgun sequence genome encodes:
- the LOC128027161 gene encoding leukocyte cell-derived chemotaxin-2, whose protein sequence is MRLYILFSFLLLAVICSCRVDASQVKFGPLCSGNSSNRKRGCDTKYGCGSYGASRDGGKRKHGGLDIVCADGATVYAPFDVTLNGKAAPYIKNNAINDGINLRGEGLCFKLFYVKPVSYSGSLKKGEKIGTLLPMQTVYPGITSHVHVQMCDKSDPTKYF, encoded by the exons ATGAGACTTTACATCCTTTTCAGTTTTCTGCTCTTGGCTG TGATTTGCAGCTGTCGTGTTGATGCTAGTCAAG TGAAATTTGGCCCCCTCTGCAGTGGGAACTCAAGTAACCGCAAAAGAGGATGTGATACGAAGTATGGCTGTGGAAGCTATGGGGCCAGCCG AGATGGTGGAAAACGGAAACATGGGGGTCTTGACATTGTGTGTGCTGACGGAGCCACAGTTTATGCTCCATTTGATGTGACGCTGAACGGCAAAGCTGCAccatacataaagaacaatgctaTCAATGATGGCATTAACTTGCGCGGAGAAG GTCTCTGCTTCAAGCTGTTCTATGTTAAGCCGGTCAGTTACTCTGGGTCCCTGAAGAAAGGGGAAAAGATCGGAACTCTGCTCCCAATGCAGACGGTTTATCCTGGAATCACTTCCCATGTTCACGTTCAGATGTGTGACAAATCGGATCCCACCAAGTACTTCTGA
- the LOC128027159 gene encoding proteinase-activated receptor 4: MTFFLFTPVHFLCLLIFLPVSSTSEVNSSNNTTILKKGRIFPLINNSIQEEYKEQMQSYSFTLVVPLLCFFAFFIGLPTNLLALWVLLLRTKKLPSTILLINLTICDLLLLLVLPFRIVYHFLGNNWTFGDPFCRVVTGLFYGNMYGSVVCLALIAMDRYVALVHPFGAKMLRSNKNSVYMSVLVWLVVLAAVVPLLASQQSYKIANLPITTCHDALPIEQHTTYFLPYFTTLFSLCFLLPLLVVLFCYSAVLHTLMADRQRFAHAIRVTVLILIVFVVCLLPSNILLLLHYSKSNFDLYVPYQITLSFSTFNSCLDPIIFYYVSKDFRKKLWETLRCSWSDSESSSESRTKRTLLSKMSTSDTKA; this comes from the exons ATGACGTTTTTCTTATTTACGCCAGTGCATTTTCTCTGTCTCCTCATTTTTCTTCCCGTCTCATCAACTTCAGAGGTGAACAGCTCAAATAACACGACAATCCTTAAAA AGGGTCGGATCTTTCCTCTGATTAATAATTCCATTCAAGAGGAGTATAAGGAGCAGATGCAGAGCTACAGCTTTACACTAGTGGTTCCTCTTCTCTGCTTCTTCGCCTTTTTCATTGGACTTCCCACAAACCTGTTGGCCCTCTGGGTGCTGCTCTTGCGAACTAAGAAGCTCCCATCCACCATTTTGCTGATCAACCTCACCATCTGCGATCTTCTGCTACTGCTGGTGCTCCCCTTCCGTATCGTCTACCACTTCCTGGGCAACAACTGGACATTTGGAGACCCATTCTGTCGGGTTGTAACTGGGCTCTTCTATGGAAACATGTACGGCTCAGTGGTTTGTCTGGCACTGATCGCTATGGATCGCTATGTAGCTCTTGTTCACCCTTTTGGTGCAAAGATGCTTAGAAGTAACAAGAATTCTGTCTATATGAGTGTTTTGGTTTGGCTAGTGGTTTTAGCTGCTGTTGTGCCCTTGTTAGCCTCACAACAGTCCTATAAGATAGCCAACCTCCCTATAACAACTTGCCATGATGCACTACCTATAGAACAGCATACAACATACTTCCTGCCATACTTTACTACTCTCTTCTCCCTCTGTTTTCTGCTTCCACTGCTGGTTGTGCTGTTCTGCTATTCTGCAGTGTTACACACCCTTATGGCTGATAGGCAGCGTTTTGCTCATGCAATTAGAGTGACTGTGCTGATATTAATTGTTTTTGTGGTTTGCTTATTGCCTAGTAACATTCTCTTGCTTTTGCATTACTCCAAATCAAACTTTGACCTTTATGTTCCATACCAGATCACTTTGTCTTTCAGCACCTTCAACAGCTGCTTAGATCCTATCATCTTTTATTATGTGTCTAAGGATTTCAGAAAGAAGTTATGGGAGACCCTCAGATGCTCCTGGTCTGATTCAGAATCCTCCTCAGAATCTAGGACAAAGAGGACCTTACTATCAAAGATGAGCACGTCTGACACAAAAGCTTGA